In Elephas maximus indicus isolate mEleMax1 chromosome 16, mEleMax1 primary haplotype, whole genome shotgun sequence, the sequence CACCCAGAGAAATGAACAACTTCACCTCTGTGACCATGTTCTTCCTAATGGGGTTTTCTGATGTTCAGGAGATCCAGATCTTACATGCTATGTTGTTTTTGCTGATTTACCTGGCAGCTGTACTGGGGAACGTTCTCATCATCACCCTCACAAGCAAGGATCATCGGCTCCACACCCTTATGTATTTCTTCCTGAAGAACTTGTCCTTTCTGGGTCTCTGCCTCATTTCCATCACTGTTCCCAAATCCATCGCAAACTCTCTGGCTCATCACACCACCATCTCATTTCTCGGCTGTGTTTCACaggtatttttcttcttcctctcagcCACTACAGAAGTATCTCTACTCACAGTGATGTCTTATGACCGCTACGTTGCCATCTGCCACCCACTGAGGTATGAAGTCCTCATGAGCCATGGAGCCTGTGTGCAGATGGCAGCTTCCTCATGGGTCAGTGGAGTTCTCAATGCAGTTCCGCACACAGCTTCTACCTTCTCCATACCTGTGTGTGGGTCTCCTGAAGTTCATCAGTTCTTCTGTGATGTTCCACAACTGCTCTCCCTCACCTGTTCTTATAATACTGTGGAATTAGTAGTCATTGGGCTCAGCCTGGTGTTAGATTTTGGCTGTTTTGTGTTTATAGATATCTCTTACATTCACATCTTCTCCACTATTCTGAGAATCCCATCCAGAGGAGGCAGGTCCAAAGCTTTCTCCACATGCTTGCCTCACCTCACTGTTGTGActatctttctcttttctgttttttttttttttttttttgcctatttacGACCCTTACCCGAATCTCCATCACCATTGGATTTGCTGGTTTCAGTATTCTATACTATGGTGCCACCCACCATGAATCCCGTCATCTACAGTCTGAGAAATAAGGATATGAAGATGGCATTAAAGAAACTGTTAAAGAGTAGGCAATGCCCTTCAAATTAGGAGGGTTAATGTCACATATATCATGATCTTTCAATCACTGACAGAATTGTCTGAACAATCTGGTTGCGCAGTCTGAAAATAATATCGGATATTTAAAGTAAGAATTTCTGTGAAAACTCTGGTCGTACTCATTGAATTGCTACTAACAGACACTGTCACTAGATCAAGTGAGTGGAAAAACCAGTAGTTCCATTTGTAATTGGGCAGACACATGCTGACCTTATATTTATCATCTTAATTGTGAAACAAACGTAGAAAACAGTAGTTGTTTTCCAGgtaattccaactcgtggcaaccacgtttatgaagagtagaactgtgcatagggttttcaaggctgtggcctttcggaagcagatctctggcctttcttcagaggcctcGTGGCA encodes:
- the LOC126059445 gene encoding olfactory receptor 14A16-like; its protein translation is MNNFTSVTMFFLMGFSDVQEIQILHAMLFLLIYLAAVLGNVLIITLTSKDHRLHTLMYFFLKNLSFLGLCLISITVPKSIANSLAHHTTISFLGCVSQVFFFFLSATTEVSLLTVMSYDRYVAICHPLRYEVLMSHGACVQMAASSWVSGVLNAVPHTASTFSIPVCGSPEVHQFFCDVPQLLSLTCSYNTVELVVIGLSLVLDFGCFVFIDISYIHIFSTILRIPSRGGRSKAFSTCLPHLTVVTIFLFSVFFFFFFAYLRPLPESPSPLDLLVSVFYTMVPPTMNPVIYSLRNKDMKMALKKLLKSRQCPSN